A window of Streptomyces sp. NBC_01224 genomic DNA:
TCGACAACGCGTCGGCCTCCTACGGCCGGCCCGGCGGCATCGCGGCCCGGTTCGAGGCTGCAGGCTGGTCGGTCGACTCCGTCGACGGACGCGACCACGAGGCGTTGTACGCGGCCTACACAGCGCCACACCCTGGGCGGCCGCAGGCTGTGGTCGCACGCGTCGACCCCAAGAACTGAACGCACCGGGACGAAATCCGAAGAGACAGAAGCAACGAAACCGGAGAGGGACACTTCACATGGACACGATGCGTGACCGCTTCATCTCGACCACCTCACAGCTGCTGGACGAGGACCCCCGCCTTGCACTCGTGCTGGCCGAGATCAGCCGGGACGGCTTCGACCGGGCCGCGCGGGCCCATCCGGACCGGGTCATCAATGTGGGAATCAGGGAACAGCTGCTGATCGGGACGGGCGCCGGGATGGCGCTCACCGGCCTGCGACCGATCGTGCACACCTTCGCCAGCTTTCTGGTCGAGCGGCCGTTCGAGCAGGTCAAGCTGGACTTCGGCCATCAGGGAGTGGGCGGTGTGCTGGTGAGTGCCGGAGGCTCGTACGACTGGCCGGCGGGCGGCTTCACCCACATGTCACCGGGCGATGTCGCTCTCATGGACACCCTCGACGGCTGGACGGTGCACGTCCCGGGCCACCCCGACGAGGCCGAGGAGCTGCTGCGGCAGGCTGCGGCCGGGGTCGGCCGGGTGTACGTACGGCTGTCGCTGCAGTCCAACGACCGGGCGCGGCCGGTCGGCGCGGGGACCGGGTTCACAGCGGTGCGGGAGGGGGAGGGCGGGGTGGTGATCGCGGTCGG
This region includes:
- a CDS encoding transketolase family protein is translated as MDTMRDRFISTTSQLLDEDPRLALVLAEISRDGFDRAARAHPDRVINVGIREQLLIGTGAGMALTGLRPIVHTFASFLVERPFEQVKLDFGHQGVGGVLVSAGGSYDWPAGGFTHMSPGDVALMDTLDGWTVHVPGHPDEAEELLRQAAAGVGRVYVRLSLQSNDRARPVGAGTGFTAVREGEGGVVIAVGPMLDNVLAATDGLDVTVLYATTVRPFDGAGLRRAVGDHGAADVVIVEPYLAGTSTAAANDALAERPHRVLGLGVGRAELRKYGEMDEHLAAHGLDPRGLRERIGGFLHR